One Podarcis muralis chromosome 1, rPodMur119.hap1.1, whole genome shotgun sequence genomic window carries:
- the GCG gene encoding pro-glucagon isoform X1: protein MKNMYFVAGLLLMIVQSSWQSALQDREEKSRSFKASQAELLDDSRQLNEVKRHSQGTFTSDYSKYLDTIRAQDFVQWLMNTKRSGQGREESEKENLLDNLSSNGLARRHAEYERHADGTFTSDISSYLESQAAKEFIAWLANGGGRRDFSEGAGVAENVGRRHADGTFTSDYHKFLDEEAGKEFLKWLMSNKPTQR from the exons ATGAAAAACATGTACTTTGTGGCTGGGTTGCTTTTAATGATTGTACAGAGCAGCTGGCAAAGTGCCCTTCAAGACAGAGAAGAGAAATCCAG ATCCTTCAAGGCTTCCCAGGCCGAACTATTAGATGACTCTAGACAGCTGAATGAAGTGAAACGTCATTCACAAGGTACATTCACCAGCGATTACAGCAAGTACTTGGACACGATACGAGCTCAAGATTTTGTACAGTGGTTAATGAACACTAAAAGAAGCGG ACAAGGACGTGAAGAGAGTGAGAAAGAAAACCTCCTGGACAATCTCTCAAG CAACGGACTCGCCAGGCGTCATGCTGAATACGAGAGACATGCTGATGGCACCTTCACCAGTGACATCAGCTCTTACTTGGAGAGCCAAGCTGCCAAGGAGTTCATTGCTTGGCTAgcaaatggaggaggaagaagaga TTTCTCAGAAGGAGCTGGAGTGGCTGAAAACGTTGGCAGAAGACATGCGGATGGCACTTTCACCAGCGATTACCACAAATTCCTGGATGAAGAGGCTGGCAAAGAGTTCCTGAAGTGGCTGATGAGCAACAAACCAACTCAGAG aTAG
- the GCG gene encoding pro-glucagon isoform X3, whose amino-acid sequence MKNMYFVAGLLLMIVQSSWQSALQDREEKSRSFKASQAELLDDSRQLNEVKRHSQGTFTSDYSKYLDTIRAQDFVQWLMNTKRSGQGREESEKENLLDNLSSFSEGAGVAENVGRRHADGTFTSDYHKFLDEEAGKEFLKWLMSNKPTQR is encoded by the exons ATGAAAAACATGTACTTTGTGGCTGGGTTGCTTTTAATGATTGTACAGAGCAGCTGGCAAAGTGCCCTTCAAGACAGAGAAGAGAAATCCAG ATCCTTCAAGGCTTCCCAGGCCGAACTATTAGATGACTCTAGACAGCTGAATGAAGTGAAACGTCATTCACAAGGTACATTCACCAGCGATTACAGCAAGTACTTGGACACGATACGAGCTCAAGATTTTGTACAGTGGTTAATGAACACTAAAAGAAGCGG ACAAGGACGTGAAGAGAGTGAGAAAGAAAACCTCCTGGACAATCTCTCAAG TTTCTCAGAAGGAGCTGGAGTGGCTGAAAACGTTGGCAGAAGACATGCGGATGGCACTTTCACCAGCGATTACCACAAATTCCTGGATGAAGAGGCTGGCAAAGAGTTCCTGAAGTGGCTGATGAGCAACAAACCAACTCAGAG aTAG
- the GCG gene encoding pro-glucagon isoform X2 — protein sequence MKNMYFVAGLLLMIVQSSWQSALQDREEKSRSFKASQAELLDDSRQLNEVKRHSQGTFTSDYSKYLDTIRAQDFVQWLMNTKRSGNGLARRHAEYERHADGTFTSDISSYLESQAAKEFIAWLANGGGRRDFSEGAGVAENVGRRHADGTFTSDYHKFLDEEAGKEFLKWLMSNKPTQR from the exons ATGAAAAACATGTACTTTGTGGCTGGGTTGCTTTTAATGATTGTACAGAGCAGCTGGCAAAGTGCCCTTCAAGACAGAGAAGAGAAATCCAG ATCCTTCAAGGCTTCCCAGGCCGAACTATTAGATGACTCTAGACAGCTGAATGAAGTGAAACGTCATTCACAAGGTACATTCACCAGCGATTACAGCAAGTACTTGGACACGATACGAGCTCAAGATTTTGTACAGTGGTTAATGAACACTAAAAGAAGCGG CAACGGACTCGCCAGGCGTCATGCTGAATACGAGAGACATGCTGATGGCACCTTCACCAGTGACATCAGCTCTTACTTGGAGAGCCAAGCTGCCAAGGAGTTCATTGCTTGGCTAgcaaatggaggaggaagaagaga TTTCTCAGAAGGAGCTGGAGTGGCTGAAAACGTTGGCAGAAGACATGCGGATGGCACTTTCACCAGCGATTACCACAAATTCCTGGATGAAGAGGCTGGCAAAGAGTTCCTGAAGTGGCTGATGAGCAACAAACCAACTCAGAG aTAG
- the GCG gene encoding pro-glucagon isoform X4 produces MKNMYFVAGLLLMIVQSSWQSALQDREEKSRQGREESEKENLLDNLSSNGLARRHAEYERHADGTFTSDISSYLESQAAKEFIAWLANGGGRRDFSEGAGVAENVGRRHADGTFTSDYHKFLDEEAGKEFLKWLMSNKPTQR; encoded by the exons ATGAAAAACATGTACTTTGTGGCTGGGTTGCTTTTAATGATTGTACAGAGCAGCTGGCAAAGTGCCCTTCAAGACAGAGAAGAGAAATCCAG ACAAGGACGTGAAGAGAGTGAGAAAGAAAACCTCCTGGACAATCTCTCAAG CAACGGACTCGCCAGGCGTCATGCTGAATACGAGAGACATGCTGATGGCACCTTCACCAGTGACATCAGCTCTTACTTGGAGAGCCAAGCTGCCAAGGAGTTCATTGCTTGGCTAgcaaatggaggaggaagaagaga TTTCTCAGAAGGAGCTGGAGTGGCTGAAAACGTTGGCAGAAGACATGCGGATGGCACTTTCACCAGCGATTACCACAAATTCCTGGATGAAGAGGCTGGCAAAGAGTTCCTGAAGTGGCTGATGAGCAACAAACCAACTCAGAG aTAG